The following proteins come from a genomic window of Aspergillus luchuensis IFO 4308 DNA, chromosome 3, nearly complete sequence:
- a CDS encoding WD40 repeat domain-containing protein (COG:S;~EggNog:ENOG410PFI0;~InterPro:IPR036322,IPR015943,IPR019775,IPR001680, IPR017986;~PFAM:PF00400;~go_function: GO:0005515 - protein binding [Evidence IEA]), with amino-acid sequence MAQSSHRDDFFQTTAALDEQKRKDVKSQNINGNPIRLQSKILAVAADPLSTGSVYVAQSGGTVRKVILETGETAALFKGPTAPVTSICFSPNGRLLFAGCWDKTVWSWDVESKEPKLRYEGHTDFVRSVISTRLQGQDVLVSGGADAQLIVFDIATGQRLAVMKGHAKGIQDLALDPVSLDSDSPELIVFSAGSDRQIRQFDLSTGSKDLTGTEALLAHDTNVHKLFFDRDADLWTASADKTSKCLVREDGWKPNLTLTHPDYVRDVVVYEQGGWVVTACRDEEVRVWNRSTGQLYHTFSGHYEEVTGLVLLGSTVVSVSIDATIRQWSLKPDELEIAVAKAKKNNEEDEEEQQNPGTMLTEEEERELAELMAED; translated from the exons ATGGCCCAATCCTCCCACCGGGATGATTTCTTCCAAACCAC AGCCGCCCTTGATGAGCAGAAGCGAAAGGATGTGAAGTCCCAAAACATCAATGGCAATCCCATCCGTCTTCAGAGTAAGATCCTCGCAGTCGCAGCCGATCCTCTGAGTACTGGGTCCGTCTATGTAGCTCAGAGTGGTGGTACGGTCAGGAAGGTCATACTCGAA ACCGGTGAAACTGCAGCTCTCTTCAAAGGCCCGACTGCCCCCGTCACGAGTATATGCTTTAGCCCCAATGGCCGGTTGCTGTTCGCGGGGTGCTGGGACAAGACGGTCTGGAGTTGGGATGTGGAATCGAAGGAGCCGAAGTTGCGCTACGAGGGTCATACCGACTTCGTGAGGTCTGTTATCAGCACAAGACTACAAGGTCAGGATGTTCTTGTTTCAGGAGGCGCCGATGCACAACTCATTGTCTTCGACATTGCGACCGGCCAGCGACTCGCGGTGATGAAAGGTCATGCAAAGGGGATCCAGGACCTCGCCCTCGATCCCGTTTCCCTCGACTCAGACAGCCCCGAGTTAATTGTATTCAGTGCGGGTAGTGACCGACAGATCCGTCAATTCGATCTTTCTACTGGCAGTAAGGATCTTACTGGCACAGAGGCTCTTCTCGCCCACGATACCAACGTGCACAAGCTTTTCTTCGACCGCGACGCTGATCTCTGGACTGCTTCGGCGGACAAGACATCCAAGTGCCTTGTGAGAGAGGATGGCTGGAAGCCCAACTTGACTCTGACTCACCCAGATTATGTGCGAGATGTAGTGGTCTACGAACAAGGAGGCTGGGTAGTCACTGCTTGCCGAGATGAGGAGGTTCGCGTGTGGAATCGATCG ACCGGGCAGCTTTACCATACCTTCTCCGGCCACTACGAAGAGGTTACGGGGCTGGTGCTTCTCGGATCGACTGTCGTCAGCGTCAGTATCGATGCCACTATTCGCCAATGGTCCTTGAAACCCGATGAACTTGAAATCGCAGTAGCGAAGGCGAAGAAAAAcaacgaggaggacgaggaagagcaacAAAACCCGGGGACGATGCtgacggaagaagaggagcggGAACTGGCGGAACTAATGGCCGAGGACTGA
- the veA gene encoding sexual development activator VeA (COG:S;~EggNog:ENOG410PKNN;~InterPro:IPR038491,IPR021740,IPR037525) — translation MATRPPLSPPVNETEHSVSRITREGKRITYKLNVMQQPERARACGAGAKSSADRRPVDPPPVVELRIFESDPNDDVHKTDITFAYNANFFLFATLETARPMAQGRLAPTPTFPVLTGVPVAGVAYLDRPSQAGYFIFPDLSVRHEGVYRLSFHLYEETKDSKDADESAPIRSPMMKGKPSIPKSFLNFRLEVVSVPFTVFSAKKFPGLTTSTSLSRIIAEQGCRVRIRRDVRMRRRGDKRSDDYDFDEERSHRGRIPDRYSTPDAYANPVERPRSTSIGSVDPAFSYGPEAPRRPSATEYGFPNPQAYPRAIPPAPAPAPPASSTPTPVAPIAPSRSSSYTSHLSFGATRTQYPAPQLPGTPQSATTPTQVYSPHPTYTHTRNPSTSTEYEPMPSGYPPSRLPAERSTYSKPLPPIRVLHPSDPTAYRAMANPVPPRAPTPSNAAPSLPPIASISAEYSNNLPQPPSNLAPSPNREPRGFLWDTRTAASSKRPHEDAFGHSERPLYNGMRPDNDSYPSADRRPSDVHRAALLSDRDEMAYKRANGRMATKISPAI, via the exons ATGGCTACTAGACCTCCCCTTTCGCCTCCGGTGAACGAGACGGAGCATTCCGTCAGCCGGATTACTCGTGAAGGCAAAAGAATCACATACAAGCTCAATGTTATGCAACAGCCCGAACGTGCAAGAGCATGCGGTGCCGGCGCCAAAT CATCTGCGGACCGTCGCCCTGTTGATCCCCCACCGGTTGTCGAGCTGCGTATATTCGAGTCCGATCCGAACGATGACGTGCACAAGACAGATATCACCTTCGCCTACAACGCCAATTTCTTCCTGTTTGCTACGCTAGAAACTGCTCGCCCCATGGCGCAAGGACGGCTTGCCCCAACCCCGACGTTTCCCGTTCTCACAGGTGTCCCGGTGGCGGGAGTGGCATACTTGGATCGCCCGTCTCAGGCTGGATACTTCATCTTTCCCGACCTTTCCGTCCGTCATGAGGGTGTTTATCGGTTGAGCTTCCATTTGTACGAGGAGACCAAGGACAGCAAGGATGCGGATGAAAGTGCACCAATTCGGTCACCAATGATGAAGGGGAAGCCCTCAATTCCCAAATCGTTCCTGAACTTCCGTCTCGAAGTCGTATCGGTCCCGTTCACGGTTTTCAGTGCCAAGAAGTTCCCCGGTCTGACCACCAGCACTTCCTTGAGCCGCATCATTGCAGAGCAAGGCTGCCGCGTCCGTATCAGGCGTGACGTCCGTATGAGACGACGTGGCGACAAGCGATCTGACGACTACGACTTCGACGAGGAACGATCCCACCGCGGCCGTATTCCGGATCGGTATTCAACACCTGACGCCTACGCAAACCCTGTTGAGCGTCCACGATCGACCAGCATTGGGTCCGTGGACCCAGCTTTCTCCTATGGGCCTGAGGCTCCTCGTCGGCCATCTGCCACGGAGTACGGCTTCCCGAATCCTCAGGCTTATCCACGAGCGATTCCGCCGGCGCCTGCTCCCGCACCACCGGCCTCTTCTACACCCACTCCAGTTGCTCCCATCGCTCCTTCCCGCAGTTCCTCTTACACTTCTCATCTTTCTTTCGGCGCGACGCGGACTCAGTATCCTGCCCCACAACTACCTGGAACTCCTCAGTCTGCAACCACGCCAACTCAGGTTTattctcctcatccgactTATACTCACACAAGGAACCCGTCAACAAGCACCGAATACGAGCCTATGCCCTCTGGCTATCCCCCATCTCGATTGCCGGCGGAGCGTTCTACCTACTCGAAGCCATTGCCGCCTATCCGCGTATTGCATCCTTCAGATCCTACCGCATATCGGGCCATGGCCAATCCTGTGCCACCTCGCGCCCCAACTCCCTCCAATGCCGCTCCTTCACTTCCGCCCATCGCATCCATCTCCGCCGAATACTCGAATAATCTGCCGCAGCCACCGAGCAATCTGGCGCCTAGTCCGAACCGGGAACCCAGGGGATTCTTGTGGGATACCCGCACGGCAGCGTCTTCGAAGCGACCTCATGAGGATGCGTTTGGTCATAGCGAGCGCCCACTTTACAATGGCATGCGGCCCGACAACGACAGCTACCCCAGCGCGGACCGCAGGCCATCCGACGTTCATCGGGCGGCGCTGCTCAGCGACCGGGACGAAATGGCATACAAGCGGGCCAACGGGCGGATGGCCACCAAAATTTCTCCGGCCATATAA
- a CDS encoding putative G2/M phase checkpoint control protein Sum2 (COG:U;~EggNog:ENOG410PR3C;~InterPro:IPR025609,IPR010920,IPR025761,IPR025762, IPR019050,IPR025768;~PFAM:PF09532,PF12701) — MDMNHLIGQRFNLISKSDIRYVGTLHEINPEASTIALENVVSFGTEGRRGNPAEEIAPSASVYEYIVFRGSDVKDISVAEDTKENSQPEPPQVPDDPAILGSMSRPGPTSQGLPPSQQPQVPRPAPPGYPQQPPFQGFYPPYGQRFGAPGFPPGPGFPNMPYGAPPPGWFPPPGQGFPQGPGQFPPPQMPIGPPGQHQTPPPQRQGVPGAGPVNVPKPTSELPVGDRPSSKPASRNATPAPGVSAQNAPPPPVESKPSVTEAVQASSIPAAAAAPTPAKMPPTGPRSGRVQPAIPINAPSKPPVPAVGNPPVAGAGSSVPQGTAQAAITEATRAATAAVAAAMAKLPQPNAPKKPAHGEVSVEGVTRQMAEMKPYEGNRAPRGHHQHPRGRGGHRAPYQGQSKKVEVPDTDYDFETANAKFNKQDLVKEAIATGSPVHEAETASITNGDIEAPDTSADASSVATYNKSTSFFDNISSEARDREEGTGGRVGGREWRGEEEKRNIETFGQGSVDGYRGSYRGRGRGRGYGRGRGGYGRGYSRGRGGLRGGRNTSQATGVPTQT; from the exons ATGGATATGAACCATTTAATAGG TCAGCGTTTCAACCTGATCTCCAAGAGTGACATTCG TTATGTTGGAACGTTGCATGAGATCAATCCTGAAGCATCCACCATAGCTCTGGAGAATGTTGTCTCTTTCGGGACCGAGGGTCGTCGAGGCAATCCCGCTGAGGAGATTGCCCCGTCGGCCAGCGTCTACGAATACATTGTCTTCCGAGGCAGTGACGTAAAAGACATTAGCGTAGCAGAGGACACGAAGGAGAACAGTCAGCCTGAACCTCCTCAGGTGCCCGATGATCCCGCCATCTTAGGG AGTATGTCTCGTCCGGGACCTACTTCCCAGGGCTTGCCTCCGTCACAACAGCCTCAGGTGCCTCGCCCGGCGCCTCCTGGCTACCCTCAACAACCGCCGTTCCAAGGCTTCTATCCTCCATATGGACAACGCTTTGGAGCCCCCGGTTTCCCTCCTGGACCTGGTTTTCCTAATATGCCGTATGGAGCCCCGCCACCAGGATGGTTTCCTCCCCCGGGTCAAGGATTCCCCCAAGGACCAGGCCAGTTCCCCCCACCTCAGATGCCTATTGGACCCCCTGGCCAACACCAgacccctcctccgcagcgACAGGGGGTACCTGGCGCAGGCCCCGTAAATGTCCCTAAACCCACCTCTGAGCTTCCCGTTGGTGACCGGCCGTCCAGtaagccagccagccggAATGCCACACCCGCACCTGGCGTCTCTGCTCAGAATGCTCCTCCGCCCCCTGTTGAATCGAAACCATCTGTAACGGAGGCCGTACAAGCCTCCAGtattcctgctgctgccgcggcTCCGACTCCGGCCAAGATGCCACCTACTGGACCCCGGAGCGGACGTGTGCAGCCGGCGATTCCGATCAATGCTCCCTCCAAGCcacctgttcctgctgtaGGCAATCCTCCTGTCGCTGGCGCTGGAAGCAGTGTGCCGCAAGGTACCGCTCAGGCGGCCATTACCGAGGCTACGCGTGCTGCCACGGCGGCTGTTGCGGCGGCTATGGCCAAGCTGCCCCAGCCTAACGCGCCCAAGAAGCCTGCGCATGGCGAGGTGTCCGTTGAAGGAGTAACGAGACAGATGGCGGAAATGAAGCCGTATGAGGGCAACCGCGCTCCCCgtggtcatcatcagcatccccGTGGACGTGGCGGCCACCGCGCCCCCTACCAGGGACAGTCGAAGAAGGTCGAGGTTCCTGATACGGACTACGACTTCGAGACTGCCAACGCCAAATTCAACAAGCAAGATCTGGTCAAGGAGGCCATTGCCACTGGATCGCCTGTCCACGAGGCTGAGACTGCTTCCATCACTAACGGGGACATTGAAGCGCCTGATACCAGTGCTGATGCATCCTCTGTGGCTACCTACAACAAGTCCACCTCTTTCTTCGATAACATCTCGAGCGAGGCTCGTGATCGCGAAGAGGGAACGGGAGGCCGTGTGGGCGGCCGTGAGTGgcgcggcgaggaggagaagcgcaaTATCGAGACCTTCGGCCAAGGTAGCGTTGACGGCTACCGGGGAAGCTACCGTGGTCGTGGTAGAGGAAGGGGCTATGGCCGTGGCCGCGGTGGCTATGGACGTGGATACTCTCGGGGTCGTGGAGGCCTTCGTGGAGGTCGCAACACTTCGCAAGCCACCGGTGTGCCTACCCAGACATAG
- a CDS encoding putative nuclear RNA binding protein (COG:A;~EggNog:ENOG410PYB5): MTDREAATELASHPGCTSTTMDLDPLDTDRQLEQTLQSTCADHAARESRTRKHARNVSESSLESGYSTDESGRFDDAEELDQPPARSRSPSAHSAKRRRSNDWPLQQRDDAPATDSEAPAPKENPSSGNTTATTTTTTTTTGYRRPFHSASSRSNGSPRTSRHMRQAGPSARGRRSRFVEGSMNDSVSEKPPSIFMRDDVRNNSNGQRPSGIFRFGKAIASAFNPFGAWGSKAGPADGSAKQPGDPLSQAEKAYAELKKSGYKGTVKGSYLQNLNAESNTPQRSWNPIPEQMEYKPAGIHSRQNSGELTESGNSLRSSIQELRKAKSSLGIPLVRRQDSSKLPEELEGSAVRRQKSRKELQRQAKLMKRVSDLEIKLERARRELRELVGEEQEVLAPMPLPEIPYPRKFVPGALPSLPSERLLYQAAATVSPTSPRNASAPVSSLTNPPSSGPHELAGTPHLTPRTPKERQGRSSLSADSPSLKRKSPDPESLKTSPQKDPKHSTTPGTDKPSESEEATTPRRTKLPKMLTSDSPGSVERKQSKDISTTAYSSGEERGRRRSQPLRSASTRSPSARRRASNSRNRVQPSLRMKKARSDLRSASANEPPQDDKENHDYHHQGDSIPTPQDDTSKGVIDPETKNEIVESCPHSSSSSSPSASPSKKKQARYEYIPPVPPLPKDLSATAAKVDRRIAKEMGKKREARDKARALAGGMTEEGENRGSFQWPEDFF, from the exons ATGACGGATCGTGAGGCTGCGACCGAG TTGGCATCGCATCCCGGATGCACCAGCACAACCATGGACCTCGACCCTCTAGACACCGACCGTCAGCTCGAACAGACCCTGCAGTCCACTTGCGCTGACCATGCGGCCCGCGAATCCCGGACTCGCAAGCACGCGCGCAATGTCAGCGAATCCAGCCTCGAGTCCGGCTACAGCACCGATGAGTCGGGTCGTTtcgatgatgcagaagagCTGGACCAGCCTCCTGCCCGGAGCAGATCGCCATCCGCTCACTCGGCCAAACGACGGCGCTCAAACGATTGGCCGCTGCAGCAGCGAGATGATGCTCCGGCCACTGATAGTGAAGCCCCAGCGCCGAAGGAGAATCCAAGCAGCGGCAATACGACtgcgactactactacgactaccaccactacggGATATCGCAGACCATTTCACTCTGCGAGTAGCAGGAGCAATGGCTCCCCACGAACATCGAGGCATATGCGCCAGGCTGGTCCGTCCGCTCGTGGGCGACGTTCACGGTTCGTTGAGGGAAGCATGAACGACAGCGTGAGCGAGAAACCGCCGAGCATCTTCATGCGCGATGACGTAcgcaacaacagcaatggCCAGCGGCCCTCGGGAATCTTCCGCTTTGGAAAGGCGATTGCATCAGCGTTCAACCCATTCGGCGCCTGGGGATCAAAGGCCGGACCGGCAGACGGAAGTGCCAAACAGCCGGGTGACCCATTGAGTCAGGCGGAGAAGGCATATGCGGAGCTGAAGAAGTCCGGCTACAAGGGAACCGTCAAGGGAAGCTACTTACAAAATCTGAACGCAGAGTCGAACACGCCCCAGCGGTCGTGGAACCCGATTCCCGAGCAGATGGAATATAAGCCCGCTGGAATTCATTCGCGTCAGAATTCGGGCGAGCTTACGGAATCAGGCAACTCCCTTCGGTCGTCGATCCAAGAATTGCGAAAAGCTAAATCGTCTTTGGGCATACCCCTGGTGAGACGACAAGATTCAAGCAAATTGCCGGAAGAGCTGGAGGGATCCGCAGTGCGACGGCAAAAGTCGCGCAAGGAACTTCAACGGCAGGCCAAGCTGATGAAGCGAGTCAGTGATCTAGAGATCAAGCTGGAGCGGGCCCGACGAGAATTGCGCGAACTGGTGGGTGAAGAGCAGGAGGTGCTGGCACCAATGCCCTTACCAGAGATTCCCTACCCTCGAAAATTTGTCCCCGGGGCGCTTCCCTCGCTTCCTTCAGAGCGGCTGCTGTATCAAGCCGCAGCAACAGTCTCACCTACGTCCCCAAGGAATGCGTCAGCCCCCGTGTCATCCTTGACAAACCCGCCCAGCAGCGGTCCACACGAACTCGCCGGGACACCACATCTCACTCCGAGGACCCCTAAGGAGCGTCAAGGACGAAGCTCCCTAAGCGCAGACAGCCCATCCCTCAAGCGCAAATCCCCAGACCCAGAATCTCTAAAGACATCACCACAGAAAGACCCAAAGCACTCCACAACACCAGGCACCGACAAGCCCTCGGAATCCGAGGAAGCCACAACCCCTCGCCGCACCAAGCTCCCCAAAATGCTCACCAGCGACAGCCCCGGCTCCGTCGAGCGCAAGCAATCCAAAGACATATCAACCACCGCCTACTCCTCCGGCGAAGAGCGCGGTCGACGCCGCTCCCAACCTCTCCGTTCCGCAAGCACCCGCTCTCCCTCAGCGCGCCGACGAGCCTCCAACTCGCGCAACCGGGTCCAACCCAGCCTCCGCATGAAAAAGGCCCGCTCTGACCTCCGTTCCGCAAGTGCCAACGAACCACCCCAAGACGACAAAGAGAACCAtgactaccaccaccaaggtgACTCGATCCCTACCCCTCAGGACGATACCTCAAAGGGAGTAATCGACCCAGAAACGAAGAACGAGATCGTCGAGAGCTGCCCgcactcttcttcttcttcctctccctctgcatCCCCGAGTAAAAAGAAGCAAGCCCGATACGAATATATCCCTCCGGTGCCACCCCTCCCTAAAGATCTCTCTGCTACGGCTGCTAAGGTCGATAGACGCATCGCTaaggagatggggaagaagcgcGAGGCGCGGGATAAGGCTCGGGCGTTGGCGGGAGGGAtgacggaggagggagagaataGAGGGAGTTTTCAGTGGCCGGAGGATTTTTTCTGA
- a CDS encoding uncharacterized protein (COG:S;~EggNog:ENOG410PKB0;~InterPro:IPR007325,IPR037175;~PFAM:PF04199;~go_function: GO:0004061 - arylformamidase activity [Evidence IEA];~go_process: GO:0019441 - tryptophan catabolic process to kynurenine [Evidence IEA]) codes for MSATKAQVPDQLPWDPNCTQFPSRKELPKIPGAPDEAAWVWGKDDSLGRLNLLTPARVKAAAAEIQTGEMIRLDLPLNVPNPPAFHRQSFEHNIKEVAKDIVFDDTYSLNTQSGTQWDGFRHFAHGESKTFYNNTKSTDIIGPTPTDRCSIHHWATHGIAGRAILLDYKHYADTHSISYDPYTTHRITYASLQACAQSQGLDIRPASKGGDIQPGDILLIRSGFIERYNDLTPEQRAQYVLNRAHSELQFAGVSQEEPILDWLHDCYFAAVAGDSPTFEAWPPEKEFGFIHQQILALWGMPLGEMWDLEKLATRCREIGRWVVFVTSAPANVVGGVGSHANAMAIL; via the exons ATGTCTGCAACTAAAGCACAGGTCCCTGACCAGCTCCCTTGGGACCCAAACTGTACCCAGTTTCCCTCTCGCAAGGAACTTCCCAAGATTCCAGGTGCTCCGGATGAAGCTGCCTGGGTTTGGGGCAAGGATGATTCG CTAGGCCGACTGAACCTGCTCACACCAGCAAGAGTCAAAGCAGCCGCTGCAGAGATCCAAACTGGCGAGATGATCCGTCTCGA TCTTCCGTTGAACGTTCCGAACCCACCGGCATTCCATCGTCAATCCTTCGAGCACAACATCAAAGAAGTGGCCAAAGACATCGTCTTCGACGATACATACTCTCTGAACACGCAAAGCGGCACTCAATGGGATGGATTCCGTCAC TTCGCCCACGGCGAATCCAAAACCTTCTACAACAAC ACCAAATCCACCGACATCATCGGCCCCACCCCCACAGACCGATGCAGCATCCACCACTGGGCCACGCATGGAATAGCCGGCcgcgccatcctcctcgactACAAACACTACGCCGACACCCACTCCATCTCCTACGACCCCTACACGACCCACCGCATCACCTACGCCTCTCTACAAGCCTGCGCCCAATCCCAAGGCCTCGACATCCGTCCCGCCTCCAAAGGCGGAGACATCCAACCCGGCgacattctcctcatccgtTCGGGCTTCATCGAGCGCTACAACGACCTAACCCCCGAACAACGCGCCCAGTATGTCCTCAACCGTGCTCACTCCGAACTCCAATTCGCCGGTGTAAGCCAGGAAGAACCTATTCTGGATTGGCTGCATGATTGTTACTTTGCTGCTGTGGCGGGCGATTCGCCCACGTTTGAGGCGTGGCCGCCAGAGAAGGAATTTGGGTTTATTCATCAGCAGATTCTGGCGCTGTGGGGGATGCCGTTGGGCGAAATGTGggatctggagaagctcgCTACGAGGTGTAGGGAGATTGGCAGATGGGTGGTCTTTGTGACGAGTGCGCCGGCCAATGTTGTTG GTGGAGTGGGGTCGCATGCGAATGCGATGGCTATTTTGTAG